A genomic window from Desulfatiglans anilini DSM 4660 includes:
- a CDS encoding Druantia anti-phage system protein DruA, which translates to MAETLYQIRGRQIREEDLSFIRDTISRHWERGRTAISRVLCEHWDWRQPNGQLKGMACRALLLKLEEKKLVNLPPPLSTTNHRKPRKAVRRSYSYDTSEIHGTVSEFGSLKIDMVRRTPDEGLWDQLVDKYHYLGSPRIVGAYLKVPRLPGCTPGGLPRLGLSGLEGGVPRPVHRLAAPYQGSEPLQGRQ; encoded by the coding sequence TTGGCAGAGACGCTGTATCAAATTCGTGGCCGTCAGATCAGAGAGGAAGACCTCTCGTTTATCCGCGATACCATCTCCCGGCATTGGGAACGCGGTCGAACCGCCATTTCCCGAGTGCTGTGTGAGCACTGGGACTGGCGGCAGCCGAACGGGCAACTCAAAGGGATGGCCTGCCGTGCGCTGCTGCTCAAGCTCGAAGAAAAAAAGCTCGTCAACCTCCCCCCGCCTTTGTCCACAACGAATCATCGGAAGCCCCGCAAGGCTGTTCGACGCAGCTATAGCTACGACACCTCGGAGATTCACGGAACGGTCTCCGAGTTTGGTTCTTTGAAAATCGACATGGTCCGGCGAACCCCGGATGAAGGCCTGTGGGATCAACTGGTCGACAAGTACCATTACCTGGGGAGCCCCCGAATCGTCGGTGCATACCTGAAAGTACCTCGCCTACCTGGATGCACACCTGGTGGCTTGCCTCGGTTGGGGCTCAGCGGCCTGGAAGGTGGAGTGCCGCGACCGGTTCATCGGTTGGCAGCCCCGTACCAGGGAAGCGAACCTCTACAAGGTCGTCAATAA
- a CDS encoding Druantia anti-phage system protein DruA, producing the protein MACLGWGSAAWKVECRDRFIGWQPRTREANLYKVVNNVRFLILNWVSLEHLASKLLSANIRMLPGNWQAFYRHPVALLETFVDTTRFQGTCYRAANWVYAGPTKGRGRYDRYNRCMEPVKAVYLYPLGKRFREALHG; encoded by the coding sequence GTGGCTTGCCTCGGTTGGGGCTCAGCGGCCTGGAAGGTGGAGTGCCGCGACCGGTTCATCGGTTGGCAGCCCCGTACCAGGGAAGCGAACCTCTACAAGGTCGTCAATAACGTCCGGTTCCTGATTCTGAACTGGGTTTCGCTGGAGCACTTGGCCTCGAAGCTCCTGAGCGCCAACATCCGGATGCTTCCGGGGAACTGGCAGGCGTTTTACCGCCATCCCGTTGCCCTGCTCGAAACCTTCGTGGATACAACCCGTTTCCAGGGCACCTGCTACCGGGCAGCCAACTGGGTCTATGCAGGACCGACCAAGGGGCGTGGACGCTACGACCGCTATAACCGCTGCATGGAACCGGTCAAGGCGGTCTACCTTTACCCCCTTGGCAAGCGTTTCCGGGAGGCGCTCCATGGCTGA
- a CDS encoding DUF6444 domain-containing protein has product MAETPLFPEGIALTEEGLEDVPRSVLIQIILALVEENRELRKRIEQLEARLNKDSSNSDRPPSSDPPFKKKKSGKKKKGTDRRKLSHPGHRQEMLPPKETRVILPEICTCGNREFPENEPYYTHQFIELPPIDLEVIHFELHRGRC; this is encoded by the coding sequence ATGGCTGAAACGCCTCTTTTTCCCGAAGGAATCGCCTTGACCGAAGAGGGGCTGGAGGATGTGCCGCGCTCCGTGCTCATCCAGATCATCCTCGCCCTTGTGGAGGAAAACCGCGAACTCCGAAAACGGATCGAACAACTCGAAGCGCGTCTGAACAAGGATTCCTCCAACTCGGATCGGCCGCCGTCCTCGGATCCGCCCTTCAAAAAGAAAAAATCCGGGAAGAAAAAGAAAGGCACCGATCGACGGAAACTGAGCCATCCGGGGCACCGGCAGGAGATGCTCCCGCCAAAGGAAACCCGAGTCATCCTTCCGGAAATCTGCACCTGCGGCAACCGCGAGTTCCCCGAAAACGAACCGTATTATACGCACCAGTTCATCGAACTGCCGCCGATCGACCTCGAGGTCATCCACTTCGAGCTACACCGAGGCAGGTGTTAG